Within the Nicotiana tabacum cultivar K326 chromosome 11, ASM71507v2, whole genome shotgun sequence genome, the region TTGATACCAGAGCGAAGTTTCATTGACAGAGATCTTTTACCCCACAACCCTGACGTGCATAGATAGTTCAGAATGAGAGTGGGTTGGGAGCACTTCTTAGATGACTGTATGGATGCCAATGAACACTTGGTCAAAGAGTTCTGTTGTAATGTAGCCCACATCGTAAAAGGgttccaaagtgaccaaggttcggAACCTCAAGTTGTTTTTTGACGGGAAGTCACTCAATGAATACTTGGGTTTCAATGAGGAAGATGAGTCTCTTTATATGGCAAAGCTGGAGATGGGCGAGGAGGTCCGTCCATGGTTAGCTTAGTACTTGGCAATCCTAGGTACCATTCCGGAGTGGTTGACTGTTGGGGTCAAAATACTACGGAGGACCCTACACTTTTAGGCGAGGGGctgggagacatttgtgtgcagtCGGTTAGACCCTACTACCCATGTCCAGACACTGGTGCGGGCAGCTAGTATATCCTCCAAATAGCCTCAACAGAGGCATCCACAGCCTTCTTTCGCACTGTTACTACACCATTGACATGTTCTTTTACGTTGGCATAGAATTCACGAACAACCATCATATTCCCATCGTCCGGCTCTTCAAAGAAGATTTGCAGCCCCCGCTTGACCAGCTCATGATACAAGTTAGGGCAGCCAAGCTGGAGCAACCCTATATCCCTGCCCCTCTCCGGTATTGGTTTCTCAGGAGCCTTATCGGCAAAATGATCCCGAGCCTTGGCGGAGATGAACCTATTACTATCAAAAGGACGAGCAAGAGCTGACCTGCGCGCCCTGGAAGATCCAGCTTGACCGTTGGATGAAGCACCTGTGGTTCGGCGTTTCCTGGAGGGAGCCATAGTACTTGGAAGGAGAATAGCATTAGCACAGCACAAAAGGTGTGACTCAActgcggttactcagacttcacccgCACAATTGGTCACAATTACCATTTACACTCACGGTGTCATTTAaacaaacaccttgtgggcattaTATACCGGAACTCCCAATTAAACATATTGTAACCCAATTACCACCACAATTTTCCCAAATTCACCCAACTAAGTTAAGATATACAATTCGACAAACATCAGCACCCACAAGCACTACACACACACTACAAATTACTTCTAAGGAAATAGGAGAAAAAGCTACTACATGATTAAGAAATTAAAACGAAAATCTGCAAAAAAAATGGCAAAAAGAAAACCATACCTGTAGTGAGAGAAGATGGTGAGAAGTGAAGAAGAGTAGGGTAGGGGGTGGCTTGAACCTTGTGGAATTTGAGCTGGGATTAGTTGGGAATGGAGAAGGGGAatttggagaagaagggaatTAGGGCTGGGATTCGTTGGGTGTTTGATAAGCGAAAGGGGAATAGTTAGGGTGGGGGGGATAAACAACTAAAACAATTaacatacaaaaaaaataaaatgttaaGTTAAACAAAGTGGCAGGCGGACGGTACTAGCGTGGTtcgagcgcggccgcgctagtgAGATAAAATGTTTGGCCTTATGCACGACCACTAGCACGGGCGCACTTCAAGCGTGGGCACTAGCGCGGGCGCGCTCCTGGGTGTAAAGTTGAGGCAGAATGTTTGGCCATATGCGTGGCCTATAGCGCGGGCACGCTCCTAGGCTCAAACGTTTTCCACTTTTTTACCTGTTCCTTCCGCGTCTGACGGCCTTATCACTCGCCCAAGCTCACCTGCACTGGTTAGTACTTACCAAAATCAAAATTAACAAATACTAACTATACTAAAGTCACTAcgcattgggttgcctcccaaccaacgccttagttaatgtcgtggcacgacAGTTATAACAAGTAAATGGGTTACCTCTCATgcagtgcctgatttaacgttgcggcacgatacagatgagcgcatttaaggctctctcgacctctgaggttcagtcatatgGATCGTTGACACTTCCTTGGGTTCATCCATGCCCACATATGGTTTCAATCTTTTCCCATTGACTCTATGGGAATCGTTTTCTGAGGCAATATCTATGGAACCTGAAGGGAGCACTTCGACTACCcgaaatggtccagaccatcaTGACTTGAGTTTACCCGGAAATAGCCTTAATCTTGAGTTATAAAGCAACACCATGTCTTCGGGATTGAAATTTCGCTCAATAATGTTCTTgtcgtgcaacctcttcattctctccttgtacaaccttgtgctcTTGAAAGTAAGAAATCGGAACTCGTCTAGCTCATGCAATTCTATGACTCTATTTGTTCCCGTAGCCTCAATGTCCAGATTTAACTATTTCATTTCCCACCAAGCTCTATGTTCTAGTTCCACTGGCAAGTGACAGGTCTTCCTgaacaccaacttatatggtgGCATACAAATCGGTATTTTGAAAGCGGTTCtgtaggcccagagtgcatcatctagctttttcgcccaatcagttcttgtggcgttcacagtcttggtcagcacactctttatctctctattcGACATTTCAACCTGTCCATTGGTGTGAGGATGATATGGGGTTGCCACCTTGTGGCACATATCGTACTTAGCTAGTAATTTCTCGAAGGCTCGattgcagaagtgagtgcctccgtcactgataaCAACTCTCGGGATCCCAAaacgggtgaatatattcttcttcaagaaccccaccaccactcttgcatcattgGTGGGTAGTTCTGCAGCTttcacccatttggacacataatctacaacaacaagtatgtacttattgccaaaggaGCTGACAAAAGGGCCCATGACGACAGAAAATGTTCACGGTTTGCTAACATTCATCACAGCCCTTCACCCAttgatgtgcatccttaaacattGTTGGATAGTAGAACCCGACTTCTAGAACTTTTGCTGTCATCCTGACTCCTACAAAATGTCTGCCATATGTTGATGcgtgacatgcctgcaaaacagaagattgttctatctcggggacacacctcTGGATCATATTGTCAACCCAAATTCTAAATATATAAGGTTCATCCTAGTAATACATGTGGAAGTCACGGTAAAACCTTTTCTTTTGcacagaggaaaggtcatagggaactataccgcttgccaggtaatttgcaaagtttaaataccatggcacttcctcaagGCTTGTGGCGAGTAGCTGCTCatctggaaaggtttccagaatatcctCTGTCTCAACTGAGTGTTCAACTCCttcaagtcgtgatagatgatcaTCAACTGGTTTCCAtgcccttacggtcacgaatCTCCAGGTCAAACTCTTGCAGTAGCAGTACCCAACGAATCAGGCGCGGTTTGGACTCCTTCTTTTCAATTAAGTACCTGGGAGTAGCATGATTAGTATAGACAATTACCTTAGAGCCGATAaggtatgatctgaacttgtcgaatGCAAACACCACAGCCAGTATCTCCTTTTCAGTCATAGTGTAGTCCAGCTGAGCTCCACTCAATGTTCTATTGGCGTAGTAAATTGGGTGCATTATCTTTTCTTTCCGCTGTCCTAGCACTGCCCCCACTGCATAGTCACTAGAGTCACACGTGATTTTGAATGGTTGCTCCCATttgggggcaacaatgatgggtgttgtgactagcctctttttcaactcctcgaaTTCTACCttgcaatcattagaaaacatgaaagagtgatctttttctaacaacttatagagagggttggcaatttttgagaagtctttgataaatctccggtagaaatcGGCATGCCCGAGGAAGTTACTGATTGACTTGACTGATGTGGGGGTGGCAGCTTTTCTATCATATCAACTTTAGCATGATCCACCTCGATTCCCTTACTTGATACCATGTGTCCCAAGACTATaccctcttgtaccatgaaatggcacttttcccaattaagtACAAGGTTAGTCTCGATACATCTCTTCAATACTCGGGTTAGGTTTGTAAGACACTCATCGAATGAAattcccaccactgagaaatcatccatgaacacctccattatgtcGTCAACCATGTCAGTgcatatggccatcatgcacctttggaatgtggctggtgcattgcataggccaaaagGCATCCTCCGAAAGGCATAAATTCCATATAGACATGTGAAGGAGGTCTTCTCTATGTCCTCTGGTGCAATGGAGATTTGGTTGTAGCTTGAGTACCCATACAGAAAACAGAAGTGGGACCTCCCTGCCAGTCTGTCAAGCATCTAATCAATGaatggaagtgggaagtggtctttccagGATGCCAGATTTAATTTCctatagtccatacaaattctccagcatgtgacggttcttgtagagatcagctcattgttgtcattttTTACCACCGTCATACCACCGTTCTTAGGAACACATTGCACCGGGCTAACCTAGTTactatcagagatggggaaaatgattcccgcatcCAACTACTTAATAACCttcttcttcaccacttccttcatgttggggtttaACCTTCTTTGGtgctccctggaaggtttgtgcccctcttccaatagaattttatgcatacaatatGCCAAGCTAATCCTCttaatgtctgccatggtccacctaatggcagtcttgcactccttgagtacctgcaaaagtgttgtgcctgcacatctaacaaactagatgagataataacaggtaatgtggagttaggtccTAGGAATGCATACATGAGATGGGTGGGCCGTGGCTTcaactccagctttggtggttcttatATGGATGGCTTGGCCGGAGGAGTTTCTCTGTTTTCTAAGTGCATGGGCTCGAATTCTAGTGTTCTCTCCCAAAATCCTCTGCCCACTAGAGCCAACACCAATTCTGCTAATTCTTCCCCGTTCACCTCATCTAAATTCACAAGACATGCAGCAAGAGGATCTTCAATAGTTAATGCCTCATAATCCTCTTCCACGATTACATCCACGACATCAATAAGAGAATaattggcgaattcacttggtcgcctcatagatttctgcacgttGAATGTTATCTCCTCATCGTTCAACCTCATCTTGAGCTCCCCAGTTTAACAATCAATGAGGGCTCGCCttgtggccaagaatggtcttcccaaaattatggaaaTTTCTTCATCCACTATACAATCcagaatcacaaaatctgcacggaacacaaatttccctactTGTACTAACACGTCATCCAAAATACCTGAGGATCTTTTCACAGTTCTGTCAGCTAGCTGCAACAATATAGATGTGGGTCTAGATCTTCCAATCCCCAACCTCTTGTAGATCGCAaggggcataagatttatgctagcccccaaatcaTAGAGTGCCTTGGCAAAGGCGAAGTTACCAATGGTGCAGGGAATTGTGCTCCCTGGATCAGACAACTTCTCAGCAACTCGTCTAGTCACCACATCACTGCAGGTCTGAGTTAGAGTCACTGTGGCCAAATCTTggaagtcgaatttttgggacatcaagcccttcatcatttttgcataaccaagcatctccttcaaagcatcaatcaatggaatatttacctggatttgtttcaaCATTTCCAAAAATTTCTTGTAGTGTTCCTCCTTTTGGTATTTGGCCAGCCTCTGTAGGAATGGTGCtggaggtctcttcttcccaatgattTGGGTTTTCTCTATGTAAGACACCACCTCAACTATCGGTTCTTGGGCTGTCTTAGCTTTTTTCTCAACCTCAATCTATGTGTTGGTTTCTTCTTGGGTAGGCTGTACTGTCACTTCTATCAGTTTTGCTAAATCAtctagctcaatgggcactggtGCAAGTGTCTCAGCCTGTCTACTTTCTCGAGCCCTCTCTTGCTCCAAGTCTAAGTCTCTTCCATAcgtagactcactgccatcagctgcttcgggttttgatcttttggatttaccTGAGTGTCTGCAGGCAATGTCCCATGAGGAAAATTATTTAAAGACATCAAGATCTAGCCCAtttgcacttcaatattctttatggctgactcatgtgcatctactctttTACTCATTTTCGCATTTGACCCAATAACCTGTTGCATCATTACCTcgagtctagcaaacccatcttcctgtCTCCCACCATGTTGCTGCTGAGGAGGATGATAACCCTGCTGCTGAATTTGATTGTTGTATCCCGGTGGCCTTTGGTAGGGCGTCACATTATTGTGAGGTTGCATGGCTCCCATATTTCCATT harbors:
- the LOC142166101 gene encoding uncharacterized protein LOC142166101, producing MSQKFDFQDLATVTLTQTCSDVVTRRVAEKLSDPGSTIPCTIGNFAFAKALYDLGASINLMPLAIYKRLGIGRSRPTSILLQLADRTVKRSSGILDDVLVQVGKFVFRADFVILDCIVDEEISIILGRPFLATRRALIDC